The following are from one region of the Sorghum bicolor cultivar BTx623 chromosome 2, Sorghum_bicolor_NCBIv3, whole genome shotgun sequence genome:
- the LOC8083282 gene encoding uncharacterized protein LOC8083282: MPARRGRPRKGDRRIDAAIDHFTVMGYAARDVKAVVTDLLKVYGGPDAWPLLEEGGSYQVVQERLFEIEEKEKEKKDQQLLLEYHQQQDGQQVEDELPQHQEPAADEEAEDPMFIEPQDTISISNEAPAETKSADKEVEDPMFIEPPAREAALALNAARTGPRRPCYGWLSESEDEEEEQPTCQKHEVHVPSPGEQAQ, translated from the exons ATGCCGGCGCGGCGGGGGCGGCCCAGGAAGGGCGACCGCCGGATCGACGCGGCCATCGACCACTTCACCGTCATGGGCTACGCGGCGCGCGACGTTAAGGCCGTCGTCACTGATCTCCTCAAG GTGTACGGGGGGCCTGATGCGTGGCCCTTACTGGAGGAAGGTGGCTCCTACCAGGTTGTGCAAGAGAGGCTCTTCGAGAtcgaggagaaggagaaggagaagaaggaccagcagctgctgctggaGTATCACCAACAGCAGGATGGCCAGCAAGTGGAGGATGAGCTTCCTCAG CACCAAGAACCAGCAGCAGATGAGGAAGCGGAAGACCCTATGTTCATTGAACCACAAGATACCATATCAATTTCAAATGAGGCACCAGCAGAGACTAAGTCAGCAGATAAGGAAGTGGAAGACCCTATGTTCATCGAACCGCCTGCTCGTGAAGCTGCATTGGCACTTAATGCTGCTAGGACTGGCCCAAGGCGACCCTGCTATGGATGGCTTAGTGAGTCAGAAGATGAGGAAGAGGAACAACCTACTTGTCAAAAACATGAGGTGCATGTTCCAAGTCCAGGAGAGCAAGCCCAGTAG